A window of bacterium HR17 genomic DNA:
CGCCGCTAGCGACAGCGGCGGGTCGGTCAACCCGCTACCCAGAAAGAGCAAGCCCAACTCCAACACCGTCTCCACACAGCGACGGGCAGGCAGCAACCCACCCATGCGCGGGATTTTCATTGCCACGCCGTCCAGCAACCCCAGCCGCCAAAACTCCAACAAATCGCGCACGGCGACGACACCCTCGTCCATGACGATGGGCAATGCCCCTTGTCGTTTCAGTTCGGCGTAACCCGACAGCATGTTAGCGGGCAGCGGTTGCTCCCACACATCTACACCTACCTCCGCCAACTTTGGCGCCACTTGCAATGCCGTCGCCACATCGTAACCGCCGTTGGCATCTGCCCACAGAAAAGCCTCGGGCGCCAGTTGCCGCACCAACTTCGCCAACGCGATATCAAATTTGGGGTCGGGGGCGACTTTGATGTTGAAGTGGCGAAACCCCCTCGCTTTGCCCTCAGCGACGATTTGCTCGGCTTGCTCCAGCGTCGGTGCATTCACTGTCCAACTCAAAGTGATAGTCGGTTGTGCTGTCCGTCCCCAAAGGCGCGGGAGCGGCACTTGAAGGGCTTTGCTCACAAGGTCGTGCAGCGCTAAGTCAATTGCCGCTTTGGCAAACGGTTGCCCTGTGCTGAACGATGCTGCGATGCGCTGGTTCATGACCCGATGAATACCTGCGATATCCGTCCCGTCCATGCCGACGATAGCGGGTGCCAAATGCTGCTCAATCGTCGTCACGACGCTTTGCACCGTCTCGTAAGACCACAGCGGGATGGGCACCGTTTCACCCCAACCGACTGACCCGTCGTCCGTCGTGATTTTCACCAAAACGCTTGGACGCACGCTCCGCCCCGTCGTGTCTTGCGGGAAAAAGCGAAAGAACCCGCGCACGGGGTGCTGCGCGACAAAAGTTTCCACCCGAACGATGCGTAACTCCTTCGCCATTGCGCCACGCTCCTTTCCACCAACGCGCTTCGCTGCATCTGCCGCTGGGCGCCTTTAGCGTCCATTATTTTTACGGGCAGTGAATTGCCGATAGCAACGCGCTGGGCGAAGGATATCGCCAGTGCGTTTCAGCGCGCCATGCAAGGCGGCGATGTGAGCGCATCGGGACACGAATTTTGAGGGCGTTAACGCGGTTGAGGTGTTACCAAGGTTGCAGGCAAAATTGCGTCGGGCGCGGCGGGCTTTGACAAAGGAAAAGCTTGCCATCCCCAGCAGCGCCCTCCACACGGTGTCACTGCCATTTTGTCCCACCCTGCTGACCTAACGCGTTTGACGCCAGCGCTTTGCCTCACACCCCGAAGCGATGACGACAATTGACTGCGCGTAACGCAAGACCGTTCGCAAGGATGCAGCACATCACACCTTTATGGCGCTTCCGAAGCGGACAAAGGCAAAGGCGATTGATGGGGAGCAGCCGGTTCTATGCCCAAATGGCGGTAGGCTTTGGGTAAGGCAATGCGTCCCTGCTTGGTGCGTTGAATGAACCCGATTTGCAGCAAAAAGGGTTCCACCATCTCTTCAAGGGTGCGGGCATCTTCTTGTAGGAGCGCTGCCAACGCTTCCAAGCCAGCCGGTCCACCACCGAATTCACGGATAAGCGCCGTCAGGTAGTCTCGGTCCAGTTGGTCTAAGCCCAATTCGTCAATACCTTCCAGCACTAGGGCTTGGCGGGCGACGGCGGCGGTGATGCACCCATCCCCTTTCACTTGCGCGAAATCGCGGACGCGCCGCAGCAGCCGATGGGCGATGCGCGGTGTCCCCCGCGAGCGGCGGGCAATCTCTTGCGCCCCGTCCACATCAATGGGCACGCCCAACAATTGCGCTGCCCGCTGGACGATTTGTGTCAGTTCGTCCACGCCGTAAAACTCCAGCCGAAACTTCAACCCAAAGCGGTCGCGTAGCGGTTTGGATAACCGCCCTGCTGTCGTCGTCGCCCCGATGAAGGTGAAGGCAGGCAAATCAAACCGATGGGGCTTAGCGCCAGGGCGCTTGCTCAGGTTAAAGTCCACGCGGAAACTTTCCAACACGGGATACAGGAACTCTTCAACGGGGCGTGCCAAGCGATGCACTTCGTCCACGAATAACACTTCGCCCCGCTGCAAACTCAGCAGGTAACCCATGACATCACCCGCTCGTTCCAACGCGGGGGCTGCCGTCGTAATGATGCCGACACCTAATTCGTTCGCGACGATGTGCGCCAAAGTCGTTTTGCCCAAGCCAGGCGGACCGTAAAGGAGCGTGTGTTCCAGCGGTTCGCCCCGCTGTTTGGCAGCGTCAATGGCGATGCGCAACCGCTCCACGACAGCGCGTTGCCCGAGGTATTCGTCCAACCGCTGAGGGCGCAACGCCATCAACATTTGCTCGTCGTCGCTTTCCGTCGGTGTCGGCACAACCCACCTCTTCCGCATGGGCATCACCTAAATCCAATGTAACACTGTATAGCGGGCAAGTATTGACAAACTGTAGAGGGCAAAAAGTATCGCCATCGTGACTGGCGAGGTATTGAGTGCTTGACGAATCGGACGCCGTTCGCCGTTAATAACGACCGCTGTCACCCAACCTTGATCATCTCGTTCTACAGTGACTTCGGTATGTTCCATCTGCGCGTGACAGTTTGCGCACAGGACTAACAGATTTTGGGGTTGGTGACCACCGGTAGGGTCAATGTGGTGCACTTCAAAGTAAGGTTCCCCGTTGCGTTTGAGGAAAGTGAAACCGCAAATCTGGCAGCGTCCTTCATAAACAATTTTGAGCAATGTCCGCAGGCTTGCAGGCACGCCTTCATAGCGCTCCTTAGGCGCGACAATCACTCTTTTCCGTTCCCAAGTTCGCTCTGCGGCACGCTGCAACTCCTTCAAGGCGGTCCGGCGCAGGGAGCGCCGTTGCGTTCGCGCTAACTTTCGCAACGCCTCTTGAGCCTGCTCTTCCGTCTCAGCCTTTTGCAATTCCTCACGGTGTTTGGCTTCTTCCTCGCTGCGCTTGCGAAAAACAAGCCTATAGCCGGTTTCCTCCACAATCACCTCAACCCAATCTCCAACTACTGCCTGATGCTTGCGGAACCACTGACGCAGATTGTAAATGCGGCACTCCCGCGTCATGCTTTTGTAGGGCGTGTATGGCTTCAGGTGCGGTGTTGTTTCAGCGTCAAAAAACACAGTTATCTTTTGTGCCGAGGAGGGGAAAAGATGTTGAAACTTTCGCCTTATCGCTAACAATCCTTTTGACAATCGTCCCCTTGTCAACAGAACACGAAAACCTTTCACAGTTGGCATCACTGCTTCTCTCCCTTCACATCCTGCCCCTTTGCACATTATCCTGCCTTTTGCTCCCTCTGCATTTGATACACGGTTCGGATGAGTTCCTCGGCGCTTGAGGGTGTGGGTAGGTGTTCCAAAGCGACATCAATCATGTGTTGGGCTTCCGCACGGGTGTAGCCCAGCGACTGCAAAATTTCCAGCGCTTCGCTGACGACATCGGTGACAGTGGGCGCAAGTTCTTCCTCTGCGGGGAGCAGCGCAAACTTGGCGACTTTGCCTTGCAGGCTGGCGACCAGTTCGCGGGCGCGTTGGCGCCCGACGCCGGGCAACCGCATCAGCGCTTTTTGGTCATTGTCTTCAATCGCTCGCGCTAAAATCGTCATCGGCACGGCAAACAGTTGTAGCGCCCCTCGCACCCCCAACTTGGGCACCGACAGCAACCGCTCAAAAAACTCCCGTTCCAACGCGTTGCGGAAACCGATGAGCAAGGGTGTCGCCCGTCCCGGTTCCATTTGCAGCAGGTAGAGCGTGACCAATTCCACTTCGTCACCGATGCGCAAATTGTGTGCCCATTGGGCGACGACGCCGGGCACAAAAACTTCGTAACCGACGCCGTTGACATCCACGACCAACCGCTGGTCGTAGCGTTCGGCGAGCCGTCCTTTGAGCCGACCGATCATTGGGGCAAGGGCACCTCCTGCCGTTGGGGCACCAATAAGCAGTGGCACAGGGCAAAGGCAAGGGCGTCAACGGCATCTTGCCAAGGCGGCAGTTCTGCCAGTTGCAGCAGGTGCTGCACCGCCACCGCCAAAACGGAGCGCGCCGTTGCCCCGCTGCCCGTCAATGCCCGTTTGACTTGCGTGTAAGGGTAGCTGACGACGGTGACGCCTGCTTTCGCTGCGGCGGCTTTGACGACGCCAACGCTTTGGGCTACCGCCAGCGCCGATTTCACGCCCCAAGGGCGTACATGGGGCTCCTCCACGACAAGGCAATCAGCGGCATGTTCCTGTAACAGTGCCGTCACTTCGTCAAACAGCTGCGCTAACCGTGCGGCAACAGGTAGCCCGTTGGGTGTGCGGACGACGCCGCAGTCAATGACCTGCCACCGCGTCGCCGTCACCGCGAGCACGGCATAGCCGATTTGTCGCGTGCCAGGGTCAATACCGACAATCGTTTGTTCGGTTGCCATCGCCCATATCGCCCGAAAGTTCATTGTGGCGCACCCAGCACAGAAAACGCTGGCGGATAGAAGCGGCGCGCCCTAAATTTGCGCGGGGGTTCACCAAGATGGAACCGCTGGCGTGGTTTGCGACGACACCCGCAGGTGAACGGTTGGGCAAATGGGCGGCGCAAATGGTGCGGCAGGAGTTGACGCCGCTGCCGCTGTGGTTTGCCCCTCTGGAACCGCTACGCTGGATCGTCGCGCTCGTCGGCGACGCACCCCACGCCAAAATCACGGGGACGATCTTCGCTACCGTGGCACTGGCAATTGGGTTGCTGGTGCTGTGGCGATGCCAGCGGTCGTGGGGATTGCGCCTCGCCCTCGCGGTCTTGGCGGCAAACAACGCGTTGCTCACGCTGGCAGGGGCACAAGTAGCGGTGATGTGGCTGACGACCATCGTGCCTTTTGGGACGCGATGGGTTGCGCCAGAGGGGGCGCCTTTCGTGCTGGCGAACTTTCACGCTCATTCACACTTTTCCGCCGGCGGTGTTTTGTCGCCCGCTCAACTCGTCCTGTGGCATCGGCACAAAGGCTACCGAATCGTCGCTGTCACCGACAGCAACACGGTGCGAGGAAGTTTGCAGGCGTCGGCGTTCGTTCATCGCTGGCGTGGCGGTGTGGTCGTCGTGCCAGGTGAGGAGTTTCGCGGTCGGACGCATCTGCTCCTGTTGGGCGTTCGGCAAGACTTTGCGCCTCATCGTTTCAGCGTCCCAGAGGTCATCCGCGCCGCCAAAGGGGCGGGCGGGCTGGTCATCGCCGCTCATGCGTGGACGGGGCGCTACGCTTACGATGACCTGCGAGCGTGGGGCGTTGATGGCTTTGAAATCGTCAACAGCGGTGCCATTGCCGACAAGCGGTTGCAGCGGTTGTGCCGCAAGCACCAACTCATCGCACTGGGTAGTTTGGATTTTCGGAGCGGCAACATGCCGCGAGTGGCGACGGTGTTGCCCGCATGGGCGACGACACCCCCAAAGGTGTTGCAGGCGTTGCGGCGCAGACATTGTGCTGTCCTTTACGACCCACATGCTGTCCGAACAGGCTACCGTTGGCTGGCATCCCGCTTTGAGGTCATCGCGGACCTGTGGGCGACGGGGCAAACGACGAGCCTTTGCGGGTTTGGGCTGTGGGGGCTGGTGGGTTGGTGGCTCTGGCGCCGACGCCCACGGCGTTCTACACACATAAAGGTGACACCCGCGCAATGGTGGGCAACGACTGTTCTGCAAGGCGTGCTGTGTTTCGCCGTCGCCGCATTGGGCATTTGGGCGATGGCGAGCAATTTCAAGAGCGGTTGGTTTCCGCCCCTCTCATGGGTCGCTGGCGCATGGGCGATCGTTTGTCCTGTCAACTGGTGGCTGTGGACAAAAACGATGCGCTGGGAACTTCACACCGCTGCCATGCGTTGAAAAGGTGGCGAATGTTCGCAGCCCCAAATCACAGTCAAGGAGGGAAACACGATGCGGCGTCACGGACTGCTTGGCGCGGTCGCTGTTCTCATCGGATTGAGCCTCTTCGGATGCGGAGGTGGGGGAAGCGAGCCATCATTTTTGCCCCTGCTTTCGCGCAGCCTTGCCGTCGGCGGCAGTGGCAACAGCGTGATTGAAGATACGGTCGGCGATGTCGGCACCAATCCTGCCTTCGCGGACATCGTGAAAGCGAAGGTCACCCAAATTGGGCGTGACCAAATCGTCTTCTTCATGGAGTTGGCTGCCCCCGTGCGCCCCGACACAACGACGCTCTACGCATGGTTCATTGACAAGGACGGGACGAACGACGGTATCTTGCACCCCGGCGACTTTTCCGTCAACTTGCTATTTGATGGGACACAGTTTACTGCCAACTTGACAAAAGCGGGTCAAGCAGGGCGTCCCATCGGGGGCACACCTCCTGCGACCGTGCTGCTGAACAATTTACCTTTTGAAGTCAGGGGCAGCACGGTGCGGGTTATCATCCACCATGACCAACTGGAAGGCTTAGCAAGGGAAGGGTTGAATGCCAACAAGTTCGCGTGGTGGGCAGTCACGCGCTACGGCAGCGTTAACCCGCCCAACACCGATCGCGCCTTCAACGCTCCACCGCTGCCTGGCACCGACCTTTGGGTCTATCGCCAAGCCCCACCGCAATGACCTCTTAGCGCGACGGGCAATCATTCCGTAGGGGGCGACCTGCTGGTCGTTCCCCACAAGCGTTATTGGGGGCAGGTTGTGTTTCACCCGAGGGCTGGGATGCCGTGCAGCGGTTGGGCGTGACGGACGGCGTTAAGGATGGCATCGGCGACGGCGTGCTGGATAGCGACGCAAAGGGCGTGAAAGTCGCACCGCTTGGTACCGACGGACGCGACAACGGCGAAGTCGCCGTCATACATCGTGTGAGCGGGACGGATGGCAAGGGCTAAGCCGTTTTGTGCCCATTGGGCTGCTTTCATCGCTTGCCCCTTCGTCAACCCTGCATCGGTCACGACGCCCACCAGCGTCGTG
This region includes:
- the ruvA gene encoding Holliday junction ATP-dependent DNA helicase RuvA; the protein is MIGRLKGRLAERYDQRLVVDVNGVGYEVFVPGVVAQWAHNLRIGDEVELVTLYLLQMEPGRATPLLIGFRNALEREFFERLLSVPKLGVRGALQLFAVPMTILARAIEDNDQKALMRLPGVGRQRARELVASLQGKVAKFALLPAEEELAPTVTDVVSEALEILQSLGYTRAEAQHMIDVALEHLPTPSSAEELIRTVYQMQREQKAG
- the catB gene encoding Muconate cycloisomerase 1, giving the protein MAKELRIVRVETFVAQHPVRGFFRFFPQDTTGRSVRPSVLVKITTDDGSVGWGETVPIPLWSYETVQSVVTTIEQHLAPAIVGMDGTDIAGIHRVMNQRIAASFSTGQPFAKAAIDLALHDLVSKALQVPLPRLWGRTAQPTITLSWTVNAPTLEQAEQIVAEGKARGFRHFNIKVAPDPKFDIALAKLVRQLAPEAFLWADANGGYDVATALQVAPKLAEVGVDVWEQPLPANMLSGYAELKRQGALPIVMDEGVVAVRDLLEFWRLGLLDGVAMKIPRMGGLLPARRCVETVLELGLLFLGSGLTDPPLSLAAHLVLYGSYGLAFPAALNGPQFLEPSPLYSPLHINGDQIQVPTGLGLGVTVNETVLHGQR
- the ruvB_2 gene encoding Holliday junction ATP-dependent DNA helicase RuvB; translated protein: MRKRWVVPTPTESDDEQMLMALRPQRLDEYLGQRAVVERLRIAIDAAKQRGEPLEHTLLYGPPGLGKTTLAHIVANELGVGIITTAAPALERAGDVMGYLLSLQRGEVLFVDEVHRLARPVEEFLYPVLESFRVDFNLSKRPGAKPHRFDLPAFTFIGATTTAGRLSKPLRDRFGLKFRLEFYGVDELTQIVQRAAQLLGVPIDVDGAQEIARRSRGTPRIAHRLLRRVRDFAQVKGDGCITAAVARQALVLEGIDELGLDQLDRDYLTALIREFGGGPAGLEALAALLQEDARTLEEMVEPFLLQIGFIQRTKQGRIALPKAYRHLGIEPAAPHQSPLPLSASEAP
- the ruvC gene encoding Crossover junction endodeoxyribonuclease RuvC produces the protein MNFRAIWAMATEQTIVGIDPGTRQIGYAVLAVTATRWQVIDCGVVRTPNGLPVAARLAQLFDEVTALLQEHAADCLVVEEPHVRPWGVKSALAVAQSVGVVKAAAAKAGVTVVSYPYTQVKRALTGSGATARSVLAVAVQHLLQLAELPPWQDAVDALAFALCHCLLVPQRQEVPLPQ